The nucleotide sequence GATTGGAAGTTACCAGCCTGCTTCAGACAAAGCTTTCAGCATAGGGCCTCCCTGCTCTGCTTTTCACGGCCCAGTGACCACACTAACTTTATCTGAGGATTCTGGACTTCAACAGGACTGTGCCAAGCTATGTGCACACAGTCACTGGAACACTTCCAGTGTCAAAGCTGACAACAGCTGCACTCGGTATATGTACACCCATCTTTATGTTGATTAGTGCTCCCTCCGAGCACTCGGTCAGCAGTGGCTATGCAGTGTTTACAGCTAAAGCTGCACCTGTCTTTGGTGCAGACTGGCAGTCCCATTGTCTCAAAAGGAAAaagatgtttgaatattttgAGAGCCAATACACAGactaaaatgaaaacaaattaaattttacaaatggtgTATACAGCAGCAGAGGGATGACTGagcaattttattttaaagtagTTGTGTTTTACTTTAACGTTGGATACAATGAGTGTAAGAAGTATGAGCAGAAATAGAGGCAACAAGCGGCACCATAAAGTTCTTCGTGATAACATCCAGGCAATCACCAACCCCACTATCCGCCGTCTGGCTCGCTGTGGTGGCGTCAAGTGGCTCTCCGATCTTATCTATGAGGAGACTCACAGTGTGCTGAAGGTGTTCCTGGAGAACATGACACGTGATGTTGTCACCTACACTAACCACGCCAAGAGAAGACTGACCACTATGAATGTGGTGTACACCCTGAAGGGGCAGGGAAGGACCCTGTACAGCTCTGATGGTTAAGCCGCTTCACTGTCTGTAGAGTCTGTGGAAAAAAGAGCATTTAGGATGTTTGTgtgcatcagtgtgtgtgtgtgtacagataCTGCTTGGCGACTGTGCTCTGGACAAAGGTTCTCATGAAAATGAGCCCAACAGCAGTGTTTCCACCCCTAATGCCATTCACCAATCACACACAGGGAGTCTCACAGTTTCATTTGCATGCAGTGTGTATAaatctctgaaaaaaaaaatctctgaaatATCATTTGTTTCGTCTAAATATTGCTGAAAGGATCAGGAACATGCCTGAACCAGTGAACTTGAGGCCCAAGAAGGCAGAGACTAAGACCGCTGGTAAGGGAGGTAAGAAGAGAAAGAGGAGCAGGAAGGAGAGTTACGCCATCTACATGTACAAGGTGCTTAAACAGGTCCATCCTAACACCAGCATTTCTTCCACGGCCATGAGAATTATGAACTCATTCATCAACGCCACCGAGGCGCACTACAACAAGTGCTCCACTATATCCA is from Thalassophryne amazonica chromosome 1, fThaAma1.1, whole genome shotgun sequence and encodes:
- the LOC117523701 gene encoding histone H2B-like, with translation MPEPVNLRPKKAETKTAGKGGKKRKRSRKESYAIYMYKVLKQVHPNTSISSTAMRIMNSFINATEAHYNKCSTISTRVFSHLCPGNAAGPDGLTLRVLKGCAIQLCGIF